The Lepeophtheirus salmonis chromosome 1, UVic_Lsal_1.4, whole genome shotgun sequence genome has a segment encoding these proteins:
- the LOC121125228 gene encoding uncharacterized protein, translating to MKLLTAVVVLLASSALTSGRRLVRQDSYGNPDGPIISDDASSLSTSYTSLGSGSTNPVCSIVIEQVCTTKNEQKCSPVSEEVCNTVNEQKCDTLNEQKCSTVNERKCSTVNEQKCSTTTERECNTVSETVNEQKCSTVNEQKCSTVNEQKCSNVNEQKCRTVTDTVNEQKCDTVNEQKCETVTDTVNEQKCNTVNEQKCETVTDTVNEQKCNTVNEQKCETVTDTVNEQKCSNVNEQKCETVTDTVNEQKCSNVNEQKCETVTDTVNEQKCNTVNEQKCETVTDTVNEQKCNTVNEQQCRTVTDTVNEQKCNTVNEQKCETVTETVNEEKCSTVNEQQCSTVNEQKCDTVNEQKCNTINEQKCETVTDTVNEQQCTTVNEQQCKTVSEQKCNTVNEQECETVTDTVNEQQCDTVNEQKCETVTDTVNEQQCNTVQEKKCEVQYMVRYEEQCTTVNEQECRTVNEEVCEEVCDQAPIPSYGSPSSYGASGAAAGGGCSKQCRNVPRQQCQNIPRQSCQNVPRRVEEEVCENIPRQVCNNVPRQVQRQECNNVPRQQCQNVPRQVQRQQCRNVPRQQCQNVPRQECQNVPRQQCQNVPRQVQRQECKSVPRQQCQNVPKQECKTVPRQQCQNVPRQQCQNVPRQVPRQECKNVPRQECQNVPRQVQRQECQNVPRQECKNVPRQVQKQECKNIPRQQCQNVPRQVQRQECKNVPRQQCQNVPRQVQRQECKNVPRQQCQNVPRQVQKQECKNVPRQQCQNVPRQVQKQECKNVPRQQCQNVPRQVQKQECKNVPREKCQNVPRQVQRQECKNVPRQQCQNVPRQQCQNVPRQQCQNVPRQVQKEECKNVPKQQCQNVPRQQCQNVPRQQCQNVPRQQCQNVPREQCETVTREECVSNPQQSCENVERQVCSGQQGGRSSSQQGASGNTQQVGSGATQQFGPGTIQQGGSRNTQQGGSRNTQQGGSRNTQQGGSRNTQQFGSGADQQGRARNTQEGGSGNAQQLGSGTTQEGGSRNTQQGESGNTQQSGSGTIQQGGSQTTQQGRSNIYQQGGRTSQQQQGSRTSQQQQESGISEQQQRASTSSQQRGLSSYQQGISRASQRFGSAPTQFGGRVAQTLTNAQQQYSQERNFIEQQQLIRQSQQQLRSQVQRLSSYSG from the exons ATGAAACTATTG ACAGCAGTGGTCGTGTTATTGGCTTCTTCGGCTCTCACTTCGGGTCGTCGACTTGTAAGACAGGATTCGTACGGGAACCCTGACGGACCAATCATCTCTGATGATGCCTCCAGTCTTTCAACTTCATACACCTCTCTTGGCAGCGGATCTACAAACCCCGTCTGCTCAATCGTCATTGAGCAAGTTTGTACTacaaagaatgaacaaaaatgttCTCCAGTGTCTGAAGAAGTTTGTAACACCGTTAACGAACAAAAATGTGACACTCTGAATGAACAGAAATGTTCTACTGTTAACGAACGGAAATGCTCAACTGTCAATGAACAAAAATGTAGTACAACGACCGAAAGGGAGTGTAACACTGTCTCTGAAACTGTGAATGAGCAAAAGTGTTCCACTGTCAATGAACAAAAATGTTCCACAGTCAACGAACAGAAATGTAGCAATGTCAATGAGCAAAAATGCCGAACTGTCACTGACACAGTCAACGAGCAAAAATGTGACACCGTAAATGAACAGAAGTGCGAGACCGTCACTGACACAGTCAACgaacaaaaatgtaatactgtTAATGAACAGAAGTGCGAGACCGTCACTGACACAGTCAATGAACAGAAATGTAACACTGTCAATGAACAGAAATGCGAGACCGTCACTGACACAGTCAATGAACAGAAATGTAGCAATGTCAATGAGCAAAAATGTGAAACTGTCACTGACACAGTCAATGAACAGAAATGTAGCAATGTCAATGAGCAAAAATGTGAAACTGTCACTGATACAGTCAATGAACAGAAATGTAACACTGTCAATGAACAGAAATGCGAGACCGTCACTGACACAGTCAATGAACAGAAATGTAATACAGTGAATGAACAACAGTGCAGAACAGTCACTGACACAGTCAACGAACAGAAATGTAATACCgttaatgaacaaaaatgcGAAACTGTCACTGAGACcgtaaatgaagaaaaatgctCCACAGTCAATGAACAACAATGTTCTACTGTCAATGAGCAAAAGTGTGACACTGTTAACGAACAGAAATGTAACACTATTAATGAACAAAAGTGTGAAACAGTTACAGATACTGTCAATGAACAACAATGTACTACCGTGAACGAACAACAATGTAAAACAGTCAGCGAACAAAAATGTAACACTGTCAATGAACAAGAATGTGAAACTGTCACTGACACAGTCAATGAGCAGCAATGTGACACTGTTAATGAACAAAAGTGTGAGACCGTCACGGATACCGTCAATGAGCAACAATGTAACACTGTTCAAGAAAAGAAATGTGAGGTTCAATATATGGTTCGATATGAGGAACAATGTACAACTGTCAATGAACAAGAATGCAGGACGGTAAATGAAGAAGTATGCGAAGAGGTTTGCGACCAAGCACCAATTCCAAGTTATGGTAGCCCTTCTTCGTATGGAGCTTCTGGAGCTGCAGCAGGAGGAGGATGTTCAAAACAATGCAGGAATGTCCCAAGACAGCAATGCCAAAACATTCCTCGTCAATCTTGTCAAAATGTACCTCGTCGAGTTGAAGAAGAAGTATGTGAAAACATTCCTCGTCAAGTATGCAATAATGTTCCCAGACAAGTTCAACGTCAAGAATGTAACAACGTTCCTCGTCAACAATGCCAAAACGTACCCCGTCAAGTTCAAAGACAACAATGTAGGAATGTTCCAAGACAACAATGTCAAAATGTTCCTCGTCAAGAATGTCAAAATGTTCCAAGACAACAATGCCAAAACGTACCCCGTCAAGTCCAAAGACAAGAATGTAAATCTGTTCCCCGTCAACAATGCCAAAATGTTCCAAAACAAGAATGTAAAACTGTTCCACGCCAACAATGTCAAAATGTTCCAAGACAACAATGCCAGAACGTTCCCAGGCAAGTTCCAAGACAAGAATGCAAGAATGTCCCCAGACAAGAATGTCAAAACGTTCCCCGTCAAGTCCAGAGACAAGAATGCCAGAATGTACCCCGCCAAGAATGTAAAAATGTTCCACGTCAAGTACAAAAGCAAGAATGTAAGAACATCCCAAGACAGCAATGCCAAAATGTACCCCGTCAAGTCCAAAGACAAGAGTGCAAAAACGTTCCTCGCCAACAATGCCAGAACGTTCCACGTCAAGTCCAAAGACAAGAGTGCAAAAACGTTCCTCGCCAACAATGCCAGAACGTTCCCCGTCAAGTCCAAAAACAAGAATGCAAGAACGTCCCCAGACAACAATGCCAGAACGTTCCCCGTCAAGTCCAAAAACAAGAATGCAAGAACGTCCCCAGACAACAATGCCAGAACGTTCCTCGTCAAGTGCAAAAGCAAGAATGTAAGAACGTCCCAAGAGAGAAATGTCAAAATGTTCCCCGCCAAGTCCAGAGACAAGAGTGCAAGAACGTCCCAAGACAGCAATGCCAAAACGTCCCAAGACAGCAATGTCAAAATGTTCCAAGACAACAATGCCAGAACGTTCCTCGTCAAGTTCAAAAAGAGGAGTGTAAGAACGTCCCAAAACAACAATGTCAAAATGTGCCAAGACAGCAATGCCAAAATGTACCAAGACAACAATGCCAAAATGTTCCTCGACAACAATGCCAAAACGTTCCTCGGGAACAATGCGAGACAGTAACACGTGAGGAATGTGTGTCCAATCCTCAACAGAGTTGCGAAAATGTAGAGAGACAAGTTTGTAGTGGACAACAAGGAGGACGCAGCAGTTCTCAACAAGGTGCATCAGGGAATACACAACAAGTTGGATCCGGAGCTACACAACAATTTGGACCTGGAACTATTCAACAAGGTGGATCCAGAAATACTCAACAAGGTGGATCCAGAAATACTCAACAAGGTGGCTCCAGAAATACTCAACAAGGTGGATCTAGAAATACTCAACAGTTTGGATCTGGAGCTGATCAACAAGGTAGAGCTAGAAATACTCAAGAAGGTGGATCCGGAAATGCTCAACAATTGGGATCTGGAACTACTCAAGAAGGTGGATCCAGAAATACTCAACAAGGTGAATCTGGGAATACTCAACAAAGTGGATCTGGAACTATTCAACAAGGTGGATCCCAAACTACTCAACAAGGCAGAAGTAATATTTATCAACAAGGAGGTCGTACCTCTCAGCAACAACAAGGAAGTCGTACTTCTCAGCAACAACAAGAAAGTGGTATCTCTGAGCAACAACAAAGAGCAAGTACATCCTCACAACAACGTGGTCTTAGTTCTTATCAACAAGGAATAAGTAGAGCATCACAAAGATTTGGCTCTGCCCCTACACAATTCGGTGGTAGAGTTGCACAGACTTTAACCAATGCACAACAGCAATATTCTCAAGAAAGAAACTTTATTGAACAGCAACAATTGATACGTCAATCTCAGCAACAGTTGAGGAGTCAAGTCCAAAGACTTAGCTCTTATTCAGGCTAG